A part of Pectinatus sottacetonis genomic DNA contains:
- a CDS encoding oligosaccharide repeat unit polymerase → MKNGISFSTIILWMIVIFVSTFILWPDIVKGIVCFCVVLGAVLFFLFSCKNISCLEVKIYAFFMIYYIYIILNGIIFYDTIEKFVYGIYQYIFYSCVMFAALYVLPRVNLKKVLYYITIIGVLTSIVALYEFCTGKYIFVAFNDLVNMNHGNGSFVDGETVYRAVSLSVSPLSLGVDCGIYGITNYYLWFLKHEKKYIIFFFINIMGLYASYSRGPWVAFIIAFSFYTILNKLGDRITFRKILKILRSFVLILLIIATCIYFFRDNYYIGLFINRIFSIIIWNDSTTTISPNMLRFYYWLNAISIFTKNYINFLFGIGIGSTGGSAFAITVTESGILKRLVEGGIILFIIHYYIIYLIMKAGIKYKGVNRPKVIYALSVMMLILTDDVTEQITESVDISMIFWFICAVILFFIRKYKK, encoded by the coding sequence ATGAAAAATGGAATATCATTTTCTACTATTATATTGTGGATGATAGTTATTTTTGTTTCTACATTTATTTTGTGGCCAGATATTGTAAAAGGGATTGTATGTTTTTGTGTTGTTTTGGGAGCAGTTCTTTTTTTCTTGTTTTCCTGTAAAAATATTAGTTGCTTAGAGGTAAAAATATATGCTTTTTTTATGATATATTATATATATATCATATTGAATGGAATAATATTTTATGATACAATAGAAAAATTTGTATATGGGATATATCAATATATTTTCTATTCATGTGTGATGTTTGCAGCGTTGTACGTACTACCAAGAGTTAATTTGAAAAAGGTTTTATATTATATTACGATTATAGGTGTTTTGACATCGATAGTTGCATTATATGAGTTTTGTACAGGGAAATATATATTTGTTGCTTTTAATGATTTAGTCAATATGAATCATGGGAATGGTTCGTTTGTAGATGGAGAAACAGTATATAGAGCAGTATCTCTTTCAGTATCTCCATTGTCATTAGGAGTTGATTGTGGAATTTATGGAATAACAAATTATTATTTGTGGTTTCTAAAACATGAAAAAAAATATATAATATTTTTTTTCATTAACATAATGGGATTATATGCATCTTACTCAAGAGGTCCTTGGGTTGCGTTCATTATAGCATTCAGTTTTTATACTATTTTAAATAAATTGGGGGACAGAATTACATTCAGAAAAATTTTAAAAATTTTAAGATCATTTGTTTTGATTTTGTTAATAATAGCAACATGTATTTATTTTTTTAGAGATAATTATTATATAGGTTTATTTATAAATAGAATTTTTAGTATAATAATATGGAATGATAGTACTACAACAATAAGTCCTAATATGCTAAGATTTTATTATTGGCTAAATGCAATTAGTATTTTTACCAAAAATTATATTAATTTTCTTTTTGGAATTGGGATAGGAAGTACTGGGGGATCAGCTTTTGCAATAACAGTTACCGAAAGCGGAATTTTAAAGCGCTTAGTTGAGGGGGGAATAATATTATTCATTATACATTATTATATAATTTATTTAATAATGAAGGCTGGAATAAAATATAAAGGTGTAAATAGACCAAAAGTTATATATGCATTGTCAGTGATGATGTTAATTTTAACTGATGATGTAACAGAGCAGATCACAGAAAGTGTTGATATAAGTATGATCTTTTGGTTTATATGTGCAGTTATTTTGTTTTTTATAAGAAAATATAAAAAGTAG
- a CDS encoding IS3 family transposase produces the protein MFKTEFIQGRNFETLCPLCQELANYVKWFNNQQIHGSLNYLTPVEFQRQTL, from the coding sequence ATTTTTAAAACTGAATTTATACAAGGAAGAAACTTTGAAACTCTATGTCCATTATGCCAAGAATTGGCAAATTATGTAAAATGGTTTAATAACCAGCAAATTCATGGTTCACTCAATTATTTAACACCTGTTGAGTTTCAACGACAGACCTTATAA
- a CDS encoding glycosyltransferase family protein — protein sequence MNKLKLMYISNISWSWIKQRPQFLAEGLSKYYEVDVYSRKAYRKSKMVENTTNKVSVYDIFRLPYEKVKFIEMFSNKIVGYQLKKKLKKYDIIWISDPRDYLLIKKHVSANQSLIFDCMDDYAEFPIIKLSQQRLIKYLNAERSLLLNSTQIFVSSFYLSKTLQKRNNLHISSKIEIINNAICEEKIKIEKNKSDFYHLPHRKKIITYIGTISSWLDMSLIINSLNIYDDIEYHMYGPKDIELPKHERLKYLGILDHNEVFEVMAEADMLIMPFLLTPLVMSVNPVKLYEYIQADKPVVSIKYDETEQFADYVYLYSTQDEYFCIIKKLIDNRLNALKSKEETLGFLKKNTWDNRIIKIIKKMKNG from the coding sequence ATGAATAAGTTAAAGTTGATGTATATTTCCAATATTTCATGGTCATGGATAAAACAACGTCCTCAATTTTTAGCTGAGGGACTATCAAAATATTATGAAGTTGATGTTTATAGCAGAAAAGCATATAGAAAATCTAAAATGGTAGAAAATACTACAAATAAAGTGAGTGTATATGATATATTTAGATTGCCATATGAAAAAGTGAAATTTATCGAAATGTTTAGTAATAAAATAGTAGGTTATCAATTAAAGAAGAAATTGAAAAAATATGATATTATTTGGATTAGTGATCCACGAGACTATTTACTTATAAAAAAACATGTAAGTGCTAACCAAAGTCTTATTTTTGATTGTATGGATGATTATGCAGAATTTCCTATTATAAAATTATCACAACAAAGATTGATTAAATATCTAAATGCAGAAAGATCATTATTATTAAATAGTACACAGATTTTTGTTAGCTCTTTTTATTTGAGTAAAACTCTTCAAAAGAGGAATAATTTGCATATAAGTTCAAAAATAGAAATTATTAATAATGCAATATGCGAAGAAAAAATAAAAATTGAAAAAAATAAATCCGATTTTTATCATTTACCACATAGAAAAAAAATAATTACTTATATTGGAACAATATCCAGTTGGTTAGATATGAGTTTAATTATAAATAGTTTGAATATATATGATGATATTGAGTATCATATGTATGGGCCTAAGGATATAGAATTGCCAAAACATGAAAGATTAAAGTATCTAGGAATATTGGACCATAATGAAGTGTTTGAAGTTATGGCTGAAGCAGATATGCTAATTATGCCCTTCCTACTTACTCCATTAGTTATGTCTGTTAATCCAGTTAAATTATATGAGTATATTCAGGCAGATAAGCCTGTGGTTTCGATTAAATATGATGAAACAGAGCAATTTGCGGACTATGTGTATTTATATAGTACGCAAGATGAATATTTTTGCATAATAAAAAAATTGATAGATAATAGACTGAATGCTTTAAAAAGTAAAGAAGAAACACTGGGTTTTTTGAAAAAAAATACGTGGGATAATCGTATAATAAAGATAATAAAAAAGATGAAAAATGGATGA
- a CDS encoding transposase — MYGDRTCPSLAEKLGLHEDTIYKWIQQYKEDPKQSFPDSGNLKPDADELRKAQRKIKELENEVAILKQVAVYFARNSK, encoded by the coding sequence ATATATGGAGATCGCACCTGCCCCAGTTTAGCTGAGAAACTGGGCTTGCATGAAGATACAATTTATAAGTGGATTCAGCAGTATAAAGAAGATCCAAAACAATCCTTCCCTGATTCTGGGAATCTAAAGCCCGATGCGGATGAATTAAGGAAAGCGCAACGTAAAATCAAAGAATTAGAAAATGAGGTAGCTATTTTAAAGCAAGTAGCGGTATACTTCGCAAGGAATAGCAAGTAA
- a CDS encoding polysaccharide pyruvyl transferase family protein — protein MKKIAIFTIIGRGPGTKLQNYALQFYLENNFNCKVKTIRRKSYYYEKISIKSLTWKEILKFIINYKGFREFLLNERKVQEKWLDFDKNIHYTKELIKKNDGPIDKKFNREYDYFIVGSDQVWNPNWYPDINYFKYISKSKCIAYAASFGVYSVPKKLNKVFSVALEHMNYISVRETAGANIVKTLINREVPVVIDPTLLLSKNEWLGIAKRPNWYNGQKYILAFFLGDITSEKKKIIDVLALNKESKVIYPMKDFNDDWAKVGPAEFLYLIANSELVLTDSFHGTVFSIIMNRPFWVFDRIQNGLNNMNSRLDTLLNLFNFENRHINISNDIDYEDIYNIDFSNVNNILDKEKKVVMEFFMKIFKN, from the coding sequence TTGAAAAAAATAGCAATTTTTACAATAATTGGGCGAGGTCCTGGAACAAAATTACAGAATTATGCTTTACAATTTTATTTAGAAAACAACTTTAATTGTAAAGTAAAAACAATAAGAAGAAAAAGCTATTATTATGAAAAAATTTCAATAAAATCATTGACATGGAAAGAAATTTTAAAATTTATCATAAATTATAAAGGGTTTCGTGAGTTTTTATTAAATGAAAGAAAAGTTCAAGAAAAATGGTTGGACTTTGATAAAAATATTCATTACACAAAAGAATTGATAAAGAAGAATGATGGACCCATTGATAAAAAATTTAATAGGGAATATGATTATTTTATTGTAGGTAGTGATCAAGTATGGAATCCTAATTGGTATCCAGATATTAACTATTTTAAATATATAAGTAAAAGTAAATGTATAGCATATGCAGCTAGTTTTGGTGTATATAGTGTACCAAAAAAATTGAATAAAGTTTTTTCTGTTGCACTAGAGCATATGAATTATATATCAGTGAGAGAAACAGCAGGAGCAAATATAGTTAAAACCTTGATAAATCGGGAAGTACCAGTTGTTATTGATCCAACGTTGTTATTGAGTAAAAATGAATGGTTGGGTATTGCAAAAAGACCAAATTGGTATAATGGGCAAAAATATATATTGGCATTTTTCCTTGGTGATATAACTAGTGAAAAGAAAAAAATAATCGATGTGTTAGCTTTAAATAAAGAAAGCAAAGTAATATATCCAATGAAAGATTTTAATGATGATTGGGCTAAAGTTGGACCAGCAGAATTCTTATATTTAATTGCTAATAGTGAATTAGTATTAACAGATTCTTTTCATGGAACAGTTTTTTCGATAATAATGAACAGGCCATTTTGGGTATTTGATAGAATACAAAACGGTTTAAATAATATGAACTCTAGGTTGGACACATTATTAAACTTATTTAATTTTGAAAATAGACACATTAATATAAGTAATGATATTGATTATGAAGACATTTATAATATTGATTTTAGTAATGTAAATAATATATTAGATAAAGAAAAAAAAGTAGTTATGGAATTTTTCATGAAAATATTTAAAAATTGA
- a CDS encoding Coenzyme F420 hydrogenase/dehydrogenase, beta subunit C-terminal domain: MIDVLDKDKCTGCAACYNICPTKAIDMVYSTDGFLCPSIDKDKCIKCNLCEKICPILSKKEDFGERYSIPKVKVAWSLDEDIRLNSTSGGIFSELAIKFIENNGFVAGAVYNNSFLVEHYITNKKEDIARLRQSKYVQSDKKNIYFLVKELLENNKQVMFVGAPCEVAGLYCFLQKRYNNLLTVDFICLGASSVKVYKKFLDMLKEKYHGDIKKVWFKNKTQGWNLFSTKVEFTNGKSYLRNRFYDYFMRGYIGKNKFYVRKVCTQCKYKGFPRVADISLGDFWGAWRINHELDDNKGTSAVILNSEAGRIFFDKLDKARIKEENRKIEDVLAGNMALTKCVILDPERKNFFIDLDEMRFDKLIGKYCPYTIKDEIKLLWIMLKRKFNIIKRL; encoded by the coding sequence ATGATTGATGTACTTGATAAAGATAAGTGTACAGGATGTGCTGCATGTTATAATATTTGTCCAACAAAAGCTATAGATATGGTATATAGTACTGATGGATTTTTATGTCCGAGCATTGATAAAGATAAATGTATAAAATGTAATTTATGTGAAAAAATATGTCCTATATTATCAAAAAAAGAAGATTTTGGGGAAAGGTATAGTATTCCAAAAGTTAAAGTTGCGTGGTCATTAGATGAAGATATTCGATTGAATAGTACATCAGGGGGAATTTTTTCTGAATTAGCTATAAAGTTTATTGAAAATAATGGTTTTGTAGCAGGTGCTGTATATAATAATTCATTTTTAGTTGAGCACTATATTACAAATAAAAAAGAAGATATTGCTAGATTACGGCAGTCGAAATATGTTCAAAGCGATAAAAAAAATATATATTTCCTAGTAAAAGAATTATTGGAAAATAATAAGCAAGTAATGTTTGTTGGAGCACCTTGTGAGGTGGCTGGTTTATATTGTTTTTTACAAAAACGGTATAATAATTTATTAACTGTTGATTTTATTTGCTTAGGGGCAAGCTCAGTAAAAGTATATAAAAAGTTTTTAGATATGTTAAAGGAAAAGTATCATGGGGATATAAAAAAAGTTTGGTTTAAGAATAAAACACAAGGGTGGAATTTATTTAGTACAAAAGTCGAATTTACAAATGGAAAGAGTTATTTAAGAAATAGATTTTATGATTATTTTATGCGTGGTTATATAGGGAAAAATAAATTTTATGTTCGGAAAGTTTGTACACAATGCAAATATAAAGGATTTCCCCGAGTGGCAGATATTTCATTAGGTGATTTTTGGGGGGCTTGGAGAATTAATCATGAACTAGATGATAATAAAGGGACATCTGCTGTAATACTAAATTCTGAGGCAGGAAGAATTTTTTTTGATAAACTTGATAAAGCACGTATCAAAGAAGAGAATAGGAAAATAGAGGATGTTTTAGCTGGTAATATGGCACTAACAAAGTGTGTTATATTAGATCCAGAGAGAAAAAATTTTTTTATTGATCTCGATGAAATGAGATTTGATAAATTAATAGGAAAATATTGTCCATATACTATTAAAGATGAAATAAAATTATTATGGATTATGCTAAAAAGGAAATTTAACATTATAAAACGATTGTGA
- a CDS encoding 3-oxoacyl-[acyl-carrier-protein] synthase III C-terminal domain-containing protein yields MILIGNTVSSTVPIALKDAIDENCIRSGSNVFIAGFGVGLSWAGTELFY; encoded by the coding sequence ATGATATTGATAGGAAATACTGTTTCTAGTACTGTACCAATTGCTTTGAAAGATGCAATTGATGAAAATTGCATTCGATCAGGAAGCAACGTATTTATTGCGGGATTTGGTGTGGGATTGAGCTGGGCTGGTACAGAATTGTTCTATTGA
- a CDS encoding aldo/keto reductase yields MDYIKLANGVELPTIGFGPGECGYSPKYNSNRHGVWSIPRRAYNKFVRRQLQKRQYIVAIASAIQQGFHLIDYSAAYGDGNLIHRGIQLSGLSRDKLTLTTRVSNRAQFQGKEAVKEEFFLQLKGMQIDYIDILMFHWPVTDFYETTWQAMVELYQEGYVKTLGVANCHKHHLEKLFTLTEERPLINQFEIHPLFTQKKLIDYCKKNGIQSEAYTPIARFDDRLVRLPVLHRIANKHHKSILQVILRWHVQNHIIPIVRTLNKQHQKENFDIYDFSLSDAEIADIDNININARVRYDPDNCDFTIL; encoded by the coding sequence ATGGATTATATAAAACTTGCGAATGGTGTTGAGCTTCCAACAATAGGCTTTGGCCCAGGGGAATGTGGATATTCCCCAAAATATAATAGTAATAGACATGGGGTATGGTCTATACCTAGGCGTGCATATAATAAATTTGTAAGAAGGCAGTTACAAAAGAGACAGTATATAGTAGCAATAGCTAGTGCAATACAGCAGGGATTTCATCTAATTGATTATTCTGCAGCTTATGGTGATGGTAATTTAATTCATCGTGGAATACAGCTGAGTGGATTGAGTAGAGATAAGTTAACGCTTACTACGCGTGTTAGTAATAGAGCACAGTTCCAAGGAAAAGAAGCTGTTAAAGAAGAGTTCTTTTTACAACTCAAAGGGATGCAAATAGACTATATTGATATTTTGATGTTTCATTGGCCTGTAACAGATTTTTATGAAACGACATGGCAGGCAATGGTGGAACTCTATCAAGAGGGTTATGTAAAAACACTTGGGGTAGCAAATTGTCATAAACATCATTTGGAAAAATTGTTTACATTAACAGAAGAAAGACCATTAATCAATCAATTTGAAATACATCCATTATTTACTCAGAAAAAACTTATAGACTATTGCAAAAAAAATGGAATTCAATCAGAGGCTTATACGCCAATTGCTCGTTTTGATGATAGATTAGTTAGGCTTCCTGTACTTCATAGGATTGCTAATAAGCATCATAAGTCAATATTGCAGGTAATTCTACGGTGGCATGTGCAAAATCATATAATTCCAATTGTGCGTACTTTGAATAAGCAACATCAAAAAGAAAATTTTGATATATATGATTTTTCGTTATCAGATGCTGAAATAGCTGATATTGATAATATAAACATTAATGCAAGAGTACGGTATGACCCGGATAATTGTGATTTTACAATTTTATGA
- a CDS encoding lipopolysaccharide biosynthesis protein: MNNGTRIMKNTMFLYFRMLCVMLVTLYTVRITLGALGINDYGIYQTIGGIVGILAFINGALGTGSSRFLTFELGRGVTEKLKQTFSTLLLAHIIIAIIVAIVAETVGMFYIFHYLNLPDERIASAIIVFQLSVITAIMSMTQIPYTAVIIAHEQLKIYAYISLVEVIFKLGISFAIVALPSHRLEFYALLLCIVQIAVMFLYRMYCYHCYEESHFYRKKFDLSILRSVGVFSGWSIFANLTIALLNQGTLLMLNTFFSPAVVAARVIALQVNSAAQQFMNNFQTAAYPQIVKRYATGDFTGSQKLLLKSANFSYYLMLILAMPIILLADPLLHLWLKNVPDYAVIFLQWSMVQSLFAVFDTSLYYALYAKGQLRENALISPTIGLIVVFVELILFKLGYSPLVMCYLFTLYYAILGIVIKPILACKIANYRSYDIIKMFCKCLLVTIILIPIGYISTLVFNKFTLLGFIEICFTTTMMTIIVVGVIGLNNRERYLICEGLKKKFISK, translated from the coding sequence TTGAATAATGGAACTCGAATTATGAAAAATACGATGTTCCTGTATTTTCGCATGTTGTGTGTAATGCTAGTGACATTATATACAGTGCGTATAACATTAGGTGCACTTGGTATAAATGATTATGGTATTTATCAGACAATTGGTGGTATTGTTGGAATCTTGGCATTTATTAATGGTGCATTGGGAACGGGATCGTCACGCTTTCTTACCTTTGAGCTTGGTCGTGGTGTTACAGAAAAGTTGAAACAGACATTTTCTACGCTGTTATTGGCTCATATTATTATTGCAATTATTGTGGCTATTGTAGCAGAAACAGTAGGGATGTTTTATATTTTTCATTATTTGAACCTACCTGATGAAAGAATTGCTTCAGCTATTATTGTATTTCAGTTATCAGTTATTACAGCAATAATGAGTATGACACAGATTCCATATACAGCAGTCATTATTGCACATGAACAACTGAAAATATATGCATATATATCATTAGTGGAAGTAATATTTAAATTGGGGATTTCTTTTGCTATTGTGGCATTACCGTCACATCGGTTAGAATTTTATGCGTTGTTGTTGTGTATTGTTCAGATTGCTGTGATGTTTTTATATCGAATGTATTGTTATCATTGTTATGAGGAGAGTCATTTTTACCGAAAAAAATTTGATCTTTCAATATTGCGTTCTGTTGGGGTATTTTCAGGTTGGAGTATTTTTGCGAATTTAACTATAGCATTATTGAATCAAGGTACATTACTTATGTTAAATACGTTTTTTTCTCCAGCAGTAGTTGCTGCACGTGTGATTGCATTGCAGGTTAATTCTGCGGCGCAACAATTTATGAATAATTTTCAAACAGCAGCATATCCGCAGATTGTAAAACGATATGCTACAGGTGATTTTACTGGTTCTCAAAAATTATTATTAAAATCAGCAAATTTTTCTTATTATCTGATGTTAATATTAGCTATGCCGATTATATTATTAGCTGATCCATTATTACATCTTTGGTTAAAAAATGTGCCGGATTATGCTGTAATATTTTTGCAATGGAGTATGGTACAAAGTCTTTTTGCTGTATTTGATACATCACTGTATTATGCATTATATGCGAAAGGGCAGCTTAGAGAAAATGCATTGATTAGTCCAACTATTGGATTGATTGTTGTTTTTGTAGAATTGATTTTATTTAAGCTGGGATATTCTCCATTGGTAATGTGTTATTTGTTTACATTATACTACGCAATTCTTGGTATTGTGATAAAACCAATTTTAGCCTGTAAGATTGCTAATTATAGATCATATGATATTATTAAAATGTTTTGTAAGTGTTTACTTGTTACTATTATATTAATACCAATAGGATATATTAGTACATTGGTATTCAATAAATTTACATTACTGGGATTTATAGAAATATGTTTTACAACGACTATGATGACTATCATAGTCGTTGGAGTTATAGGTTTAAATAACAGAGAACGTTATTTGATATGTGAAGGTTTAAAGAAAAAATTTATATCTAAATAA
- a CDS encoding YdcF family protein → MLYIIKFFYQWLLPPACIILALVILNIYMYRKKSKGRYWLSVFIVLFYFFSLRAGADLLVKPLEDMYTPPAVVNGDVLIMLGNGSVGGVPDIDGVGQPSGTMAKSMLFALRLQRMTDLPLLISGGTVFADNGTEADIAGREFRSMGIPASKLFLEDKSRNTVENARFSQKICREHGWSRPVLLVVAAQAYRSALIFKREGLACVIYPTHYRRNAEWHFSFMQDLLPQADNMDDSAMALKEYMGIVALKLSLQ, encoded by the coding sequence ATGCTTTATATAATAAAATTTTTTTATCAATGGCTGCTACCTCCGGCTTGTATTATACTGGCACTGGTTATTTTGAATATTTATATGTATAGGAAAAAGTCTAAGGGAAGATACTGGCTTAGTGTATTTATTGTGTTGTTTTATTTCTTTTCATTGCGTGCGGGGGCAGATCTGTTAGTCAAGCCGTTGGAAGATATGTACACTCCGCCCGCAGTAGTGAATGGCGATGTACTTATAATGCTGGGAAATGGTTCTGTAGGCGGCGTGCCGGATATAGACGGAGTGGGGCAGCCATCGGGGACGATGGCTAAAAGTATGCTTTTTGCTTTGCGGCTGCAAAGAATGACGGATTTACCATTGCTTATTTCTGGCGGTACTGTTTTTGCGGATAATGGGACGGAGGCAGATATTGCCGGGCGTGAATTCCGTAGTATGGGGATACCGGCCAGTAAACTTTTTTTAGAAGATAAAAGCAGGAATACGGTGGAAAATGCCAGGTTTTCCCAAAAAATCTGCCGGGAACATGGCTGGAGCAGGCCGGTGCTATTAGTTGTGGCAGCACAGGCTTATCGCTCGGCACTTATTTTTAAGCGGGAAGGGCTTGCTTGTGTGATTTATCCTACTCATTACCGCCGCAATGCCGAATGGCATTTTAGCTTTATGCAGGATTTATTGCCGCAAGCAGATAATATGGATGATTCAGCAATGGCATTGAAAGAATATATGGGAATAGTTGCATTGAAATTATCCTTGCAATAA
- a CDS encoding type II toxin-antitoxin system antitoxin SocA domain-containing protein, whose amino-acid sequence MEKKVFCEECRTDVNFSVKETLKKGKIKGELYSYNGKTAYCKNCKNEIYVPSINDFNLNALYSVYRKKQNIISLEDIRAINPKYNIGKRPLSLLLGWGEQTFSRYYDGDIPTKQYSAILQKIYNDPAFYMKLLEANKNNLKTAVSYEKSKKATSLLIKDFQNNTEKIDLVIEYLLNRCGDITPLALQKTLYYIQGFYYAFHHTFLFSEECEAWIHGPVYRKIYSRYKNYQFDPIKKPNEFNTETFTATEKAIFDSVIKNLCCYSGKILEQFTHSETPWISARKNISPTAASNQIIEKKLIGTYFSKIKTKYNMINPNDIGDYTKAMFSRI is encoded by the coding sequence GTGGAAAAAAAAGTTTTTTGTGAAGAATGCAGAACCGATGTTAATTTTTCTGTTAAAGAAACACTAAAAAAAGGTAAAATTAAAGGTGAACTATATTCTTATAATGGTAAAACAGCATACTGTAAAAATTGTAAAAATGAAATCTATGTTCCGTCTATAAATGACTTCAATTTAAACGCGTTATACAGTGTTTATCGTAAAAAACAAAATATTATTTCCCTGGAAGATATTCGTGCTATAAACCCAAAATATAATATTGGAAAAAGGCCATTATCACTTTTACTTGGCTGGGGAGAACAGACATTTTCACGCTATTACGATGGTGATATCCCAACAAAACAGTATTCCGCCATATTACAAAAAATATATAATGATCCTGCTTTTTATATGAAACTCTTAGAAGCTAACAAAAACAACTTAAAAACAGCAGTGTCCTATGAAAAAAGTAAAAAAGCAACCAGTTTACTTATAAAAGATTTTCAAAACAATACAGAAAAAATAGATCTTGTTATAGAATATTTGTTAAATAGATGTGGTGATATTACACCATTAGCCTTGCAAAAAACTTTATATTATATTCAGGGGTTTTATTATGCCTTTCACCATACATTTCTTTTCTCAGAAGAATGTGAAGCATGGATCCATGGTCCAGTATATAGAAAAATTTATTCCAGATATAAAAATTACCAATTTGATCCAATAAAAAAACCTAATGAATTCAACACAGAAACATTTACTGCAACAGAAAAAGCCATTTTCGACAGTGTGATAAAAAACCTTTGCTGCTATAGCGGAAAAATTCTAGAACAATTCACCCATTCCGAAACGCCATGGATTTCTGCCAGAAAAAACATTTCCCCAACTGCCGCCTCAAATCAAATTATTGAAAAAAAACTAATAGGAACCTATTTCAGTAAAATCAAAACAAAGTATAACATGATTAACCCAAATGATATTGGAGATTATACCAAAGCAATGTTTTCACGAATATAG
- a CDS encoding LacI family DNA-binding transcriptional regulator: MTRTTIKDIANAAGVSVTTVSLVLNGKSNRISAKNRRLIKDIAQKMNYRPNKLAVGLIKKITNTIGLIIPDISNVFFSEITKGIEDFAHKKSYNLILCNSNDNHALEIESINMLIDQSIDGLIIIMSAESYGTKEQASLSLLKKASLPTVIIDCFNETDNFSTVSINNTKASYMAVEYLISLNHKRIACITGPLGPQTNTDRLNGYIKALQKHAIPYRKELIYEGNFRYQSGYNAISVLLPQRPTAILCLNDMMAYGAIKALKEQGINVPNDISVMGFDDIFFSQILEVPLSTISQPAYTMGKKAAELLLDDLTEHTPPKHIIFEPVIKIRQSTKKYQPK; this comes from the coding sequence ATGACTCGAACAACAATAAAAGATATAGCTAACGCCGCTGGTGTATCTGTCACTACAGTATCGTTAGTACTCAACGGAAAATCTAATCGCATTTCTGCTAAAAACCGCCGGCTTATAAAAGACATTGCCCAAAAAATGAACTACCGCCCCAACAAACTGGCTGTAGGACTGATAAAAAAAATAACCAATACCATAGGATTAATAATACCGGATATAAGTAATGTCTTTTTTTCCGAAATAACTAAAGGCATCGAAGACTTTGCCCATAAAAAAAGCTATAACCTTATATTATGTAATTCCAATGATAACCATGCCCTCGAAATAGAATCCATAAATATGCTCATCGACCAAAGCATCGATGGATTAATAATAATAATGTCAGCAGAAAGTTACGGTACCAAGGAGCAAGCCAGCCTGTCACTTTTAAAAAAAGCCTCCCTGCCCACAGTAATAATCGACTGTTTTAATGAAACCGATAATTTCAGTACCGTTTCCATAAATAACACCAAGGCTTCTTACATGGCTGTTGAATACCTTATATCACTAAACCATAAACGCATAGCCTGTATTACAGGACCACTCGGTCCCCAAACAAATACAGACAGACTCAACGGATATATAAAAGCTTTGCAAAAACACGCCATTCCTTATCGAAAAGAACTTATCTATGAAGGAAACTTTCGCTATCAAAGCGGCTATAATGCTATTTCTGTGTTACTGCCGCAAAGGCCAACCGCTATCTTATGCCTAAATGATATGATGGCCTATGGCGCCATAAAAGCATTAAAAGAACAAGGCATAAATGTTCCCAATGACATTTCCGTCATGGGCTTTGATGATATATTTTTTTCGCAGATATTAGAAGTTCCTCTTAGCACAATCAGCCAGCCTGCTTACACTATGGGTAAAAAAGCAGCTGAATTGTTACTCGATGATCTAACAGAACATACCCCACCCAAACACATCATCTTCGAACCAGTAATAAAGATTCGTCAAAGCACAAAAAAATACCAGCCAAAATAA